The Brassica napus cultivar Da-Ae chromosome C7, Da-Ae, whole genome shotgun sequence genomic interval GTCGAAGATTTCATCGCAAATCTTAAAACTTTTCCAGATTACTACTATATCATCCGAAGAAGAGGGAGGGAACCCAGAagacaagaagaaaagaaaattgtgGAATTATAAAAGATGTCGAAAATGTCTAAAAACCAGCGTTAGTGTGGGAACACAAATTGCAGAAAATCCAAATTAATAGTAGTGAAAAAGGGCAATCAGCTTGTCTGCATTTTCTTGTCTTGGATTCCAGCTGGTAAGAGTAAGAGACAGAGTGATTTCCGAATTCTGAGGAAATGTGGGGATGAAATGTgtaaaattcaataaataattCAGGGGTAAAACCGGAAATTCAATAGTAGTATGTCCTAGACTCCTAGTGTTTGCTACACGACAAATCCCCTAATGTTTGTCACCGGCTTGATAGGAACATTCATGGCTTCGTTGGTCTTTCTTTTTAGCCTCTCAACGGTTATATTGGTTGTATATTTTTACCGAGTTTAATGAAAGATAAACAGCAATAAATGGTCtttgaaaagaaacaaagaagagaTTTATTTCGGTGTTAAATTAAGGGGTAGTGTCCACCTACTCTTAGCCTTGATTGATAGAAATGATGATAAAGATCTAATGTATATGGGCAAATACAGTATACAGGACACCAACTATTGAAGAACAACCTTGTATATCTTTACAGTCTATACAGATTTAAGAGTATAAAGATGAGAACAACAAAACGCGACTAAGTTTGGAAAAGTATAAATATTCCTCTAAAACAAGGAATATAGTGCAGAGCTTGGAGAGTTAAAATCATGTATATTATAGAAATAATTACACTGTAAGGCAGTTTTGagctttttataacaaaataagtCACTTTCTTCTATCAAATCAGTTTATTTCAACAGCTTTCTTTTCTCTAAACTAActagttttattttctaactaCTCGTTGACTAGCTATAGGATTTAAtcacaactcttcctaccaaacaagaaaaataaagtgGGTCCCCATATacctttcttctttgttttcctctttttgagtttttcacttttcttttgtaaaataaatcttgtttttccataagttttcttaaaaaaaacatgtatttaaTCAGTATATTCATTATTCAGTCTATCTTTTGAGATATATCAAGTTATATCTCTGATGGTGGTATAATCGTGATGTATACGATGACgttaacaatgtgatcgattaAAGCTTCAACCATGGCGTTTACGTTTTTTCGATTTTCTCGCATCGCCGTACTCTGTTCTTGCTTCAAAACTGCAGGCGGCCCTCAACCAAGCTCGATCTCCTGGCTGTCGTGTTCATCTTCCTCGTGGTGTCACACGACGATTGAACCCACTCTGTCCCGTTTTCACTTTGCCTCAATCATTTTTGTTGTGTCTCAGCTCCTCTTTTCTCGTCGTGTTGTGACCTTCGTTCATCTTTATTGCAACCTCCAACTGGTACAAAAAGCTTAAGAGCAACAATGGCTAACTTTGGTATTTTTGCACGTCCAACCCTTCAACTTTTGTCCTATCTCAGTTTTGATcctaatattatttaaacatgCAAATTGCTTCTTAATTTCACCTCcaaaattctaaatatatattttccccTGTGATATGCAAATAAATACACAAAAGTAATTTATTCACCTAAAATGTAATTTAAACCACTATTTGACAATATGACCGTTCTAATATTCACACCACTAAATGTATGTTAAAACCTAGTTGGTGTACAAATGAACAGTGTACATGAAGCTTTTTGTAAAATAGTGTACATGTGGACAATGAATATATGTGTACACATTGATGATTTTGATATACAACTTTTTGTAGATTTTCCATCtaaaaaatcaagcttctacgaCTTTTGGAATTCACGCTAATGTTAACATAATGTAGATAGTGTTAACACAATATAGACATTGTTTGCACGATGTACATTTGGATTCTTTTCGTTTTCccatgtacacatgtacactgaACAATATACTTGTGTACATTAACAAGATGTACATAACAACAAAAATGCAACACGGAGTTTGTTTACTTTAtccaaataaatcaaaatttaacacGAACATGATGTACATCTCCAACTCTATCCGAAAGAATCAAAGTTTACATAATTAAAACAATTTAGACTGTTTTGAATTCTCATGTGGCATAAATTTTGTGTAAATACATTCACCATTTGAACATACAATATTGAAACTTGTAAATCTATGTTACAAATTTTCAAATGTCTAATTGAATGTTGCATCATGGTAAAATGTACATGTCCATATTGGTAAAAAAATGTACATGTAGATATGTTTATTGTTGAACTGCTTgtaatatttcaaaatgtaCATGTCGATATTGGTAAACAAGTGTACATGTGGATATTAAATTTTGGTGTACATGTCGATATTGGTAAACatgatatatcatatatgtacaCATGAATAGTTTTTGTATGTACACATCGATGTACATATATGAAACACATACTAGTATACACTGGTGTACATGTGAGTCGTTGTACAAGTGGACAACGATATGTGTATGTACATTTGAATGCTATTTAAATTTGCAAATGTTATAACTTACAAATGTATGTTATATATCTTTATGGATTGCATCAGAAAAACCACTTGGGCCTGCTCCTCCAGGAAACCATCATCATCGTGGAACCAGAAACAAGGGATGTCTCGTTTCATATACATATGAATCATTGTACATGTGGATAGTGTATTTGTATGTACATATCATGtacatataaatcatttattttttcatgtttttttaagGAGggacatttttgtaattttaacttcatcttctccaaaatcAATTAGGGTTTTCTGCAATTTTCTTTTATAGCCGTCAGCCATTATTCTCATCTTAATCGTccgttttttaatttttcttgcTTATTATacctttaaacatgtataaattTCATATAAGACATGATTTCAAGCTCTAACTGATTTTGTTTCTACAACAAAAGGTaaattttgcttcttctttttattactGTCACAGAACGAGGCGGATTAGTTGCGGAGCACGGCGTGAAGGAGGAAGCTCTCCGACAGCTTTCGGCGAAGCCGTTTTCATCACCGATGTTTTCATTATATGGTTACACCATTGTTTacgtggttacaaaaaaataaggaTGAAGATGAAATATTGAGTGGGTCCACTTAGTTATAACTAAACTACACTTTAGTTAGAAAAGAAGAGAATAAGTTAGAAGAAAGTGTCTAAGGAGCAATAACTGCTATAGAGTGTAATAGAAAACTTAAAACTGCCCTATAGTGAAAATAGCTCtatattatatcatatataCAACTTTCAATAAAATGGCGTTTGTTTGATTCCTTAAATTAGGAAGCCGATTaatttgcaaaagaaaaaacaaagtgaCCATAAAAAACGTCACAGTTTCCTCCACTTCATTCATTATAAAGCCTCACTTCCTCTTCCCATTCCCTATGGTAAGTAGCTCAAAGTTCTGGAGCGTGGTTTCACGAGAAGTCCTTGATGGCCCAGCTCGGgcgaaagaagaagatgatgatggtcTAGCGGTCGGGTCAGGAACAAGCTGAGTCCGTTGAGCGGTTGAGGAACGGCCATTGTTTGGGACAATTCTGCTCGAGCGGTTCTCTGTAAAGTCAGCTGAAGAAGTGGCTCTAACGCTCGAGACAATGGCTTTCCTTGACGAACCTGCGTGTCTTGTTGAAGAGATTGGTCTTTCAACTCTCTCGTGGTTTGGCTGGTTTCAATCAAATGCATTTTTTTGTTAGAAAGGATTTAAAAAGCATATAAGAAGATTTTGCTGCTTTTAGATGACTCACTGGTGCAGTATCCTTTGATGATGCTAATACATTCTCTGAGGTTCTTGGTCTAGATCGATCAGCTTGAACCGCGCCACTTCCTGAGTCGTTTCTTCTAGCATATGCCCCTAAAGCACCCGAGAATCTATCACGGCCGTCTTGTCCAGCTGTAAACGGAAACAAAATTAGACACGTTTGATTTCTAAGTctggatttcttcaaaaaacACCAAACTACGAGAAGAGAATGTGCAGAAGGAAACAATGTATTCAAAAAATCAAGAATGGAATTGAATCAAGCATATGATCAATAACTATAGATCTGGAAATAGAGAAAAATTGTTCTACACTATGAAGTTGGACAGGCAATAATTATAATCACTAGGGGCATAGTGAAAGGCCCCGATCCGGTTTCCCTTACCGCCGGTTCGTCCTCAGTTCGCTTGCCCCGACCCAGACTGGTTCTTTTCGAATTATTCCCTTTACTTACGATTTTTAACCAGCTTTTCTCTAACAGGTTCAGTTCAGTACACAAGGTTCGCTAAGTCTAATCCAGTAACTTAGCAGTCTACTAGTAATCGCAGCATAATAAACATGTACCTTACTGCTTCAGTGCTTTGTTGTCTGATAATCCATCCATACGCTCCTTCATTGCTGTCTTCATGCTTCCCGGCCTTAATTATCTAACCAATAGCTTGAGCTTAACCGAATCCCCTTGTTCTTTTGTCACTCAGCCAACCATCCTCATGTAACCCAAGTAAACAAGGAGAGACGGCTTGGTCTCCAACCAGCCATCCAGAACAGACAGTACGCTAGCCATCCTTAGCACCCCAGAACCAGTCCCTGATCACACACGGATCAGTCAGTACATACTCGGCTCCACAGCCATCCTCTTGCATCCCAGCACACGTACAGATCTAGACTCTTCTCGATCCAACcaacactcagtctgcaacaGGACGTAGACGCCTTGCTACCAGCCGTTCCACCAAGACACGAATATTACCATCGTTGGAACAGATTTACGACTCGATCCGAGTCTTAACCGCCAGAATCGCATCCCAGCACCATACATCCGATAACCGCCTCAGATAACCCTTGCTGTCTGATCCGCATCATCAATACAAACGCCTCCCATCAGAAACCATCAAGCCATCTACAGAACCAGCCAAGCCAGCCTCCTCTGAACTCGCCATCCATTAAGGAAGATCTGCATCATCAGGCCCGCAGTATGAAGGACGACTCGAAATCACCAAAACTCACGCAGAACACAGATTCGGTATGTTCCCTTCCCGTTTTGTACCTGATCAGATACAGTACGCTGATCTATTATCAGTACCCACGCTCCATCCCTTCGATCCAGTCGGTATCCCAGTTGCGATCCGATCGTGTTTGGATCAGTCGGAGTCGCAGTGCATCAGACAGACCCGCGGCCAGTAACTGAGACCCCGATCCGCTTTCCGGCCAACTCTCTCTATCTTTCCGACCAGAATCAACCTGTCTCggtatttctctctctctctcgtccgTCCTGAACCGTGTAGAGCAGAGATGTCCTTCCTGTTCCGCGGGATTTTAATTTAAAGGGAGTTTGGGTGGTTACTTCTCGGCCTTAACCgtccataaccgtcccataactgCTTCCGCGCCCCAAACCCATCAGTAACCGCCCTCGGACAGTTTCTTATCAGTCAGTAACCGTCCTTGACGGTTTTCCAGTAACTCCTAGCAGTTCCAACTGCTCTATAAACGCCTTAACAGTTCCTTAACTCAACTCTCCGTAAATCGTCCCAGTCAGTTAAGCAGTCCAATAACCACCAGGAACCGTCTTGTAACTGTTCCGGTAACTACTTTGTAACTGCTCCAGTAACAGTCAGTTAACTGTTCCTGGAACCACTACTTAACCATTCCCGCCATTTTCCTTGGCTAATCAGTTCATGTTCAGCTCACTATCCGTTCCCGTCAGAACGTAGACCAGTCAGTCCACACATTGACTAACTGATCTCAGATAACAAGTCCAGCTGCCTTGTCTGAATCCGTCCAGATTAGTCTGACAAGCTCAACTGCTATGTTCGGACAGACAGTATCGTCATAACCTGACCAGTACTATCCAGATGTAATGTCCAACATGTCTATCCCGTCTGATCAGTCCGACCTTGgactgatccagttcagactgcGGGATTGGGATGCTACACATATCCCGCCGGGTACGTTATTGATGCATTTTGTAATCTTATGTATGAgattttttcttaacttttgtttttccgTGTTGTATAtattctatattataatagatcgGTTAGGTTGATATGAGAATAACCGGTGATTTCTTATGTGTTAATATTTCATATCTTATGTGTGGACGTCTAAAAGAGTTTCTGATTTATCTTCATGAATTCGACATCTAGCAACATTTTCCCCATGAATATGTCGGACAGAGACCCACATATCCGCTGAGATTCAACATCTGATACACTGACTAATTTTCATCCTCATTAGCTATCCAGTAAATCCGCAAGCTGTGCaagtataagaaaataatatctaCCACAATTTAGAAATCCCAAACAATAGTGAAACATTTTATTAGACATAGAGCAAGAGAACATAACCCTATGAATATGGTCAAGGCGAGATCTTTtaacagaaataaaaaatgaatcgCCATGAGCTCATCTCAGGTCTATGCGAACCCTCTTAATCCGTCCAAGAAGCTGTATTtctttttcattggttgttcttgTAGTTGTCGGCTGTGTAAACGATTTTGTTCACCTCCTACTTGAAACTACCAATGTGTTTTAATTCGGATTCGAAGTCTGGAAAATTAGTGAATCGCTCCATGGCGTATAGGTCTTAGTGGACAACTTCGGAAAGTAGAACaaacaacaaagaaaagttatattaatcaagttttcagtAAGACTATGAAATTCTATCAATTTAAAGAGTTTCAATGATACGCGACACTGAGGTGAGAGTTAAGCGACGAAGTGGGAGAACCCTAGGCCCTAGCTTAGAGACGGTGAGAAAGAATAGACGATTAGGAGGTTTCTTTGAGTCTATCTGACGCCAGCCTTATCTTTTAAGGCTTATGTAGAAACTTGGTCCGATAGGCCGCGAGTTAATTAATATGACCCAACAACCGTTAATTCATTAAACAGCCCTGCTCGAAAACTCATCGCCGAGGGCCGTAAAATCGCTGGAAAAACGTAACTCGGGCACCAACCGTGACGATTTAGACTGATTCGGTCTGAAAATCAGGattcttaaaaaaagtttaatttttactCGTTTCATCCTATAATCGAGTAGTTTATATAAAGATTCATGATGTTTTCATGAAAATGGCAAAAACGAAGAAATTGATCTATAACTCGTGAAATATTATGAGCCGTCGGAGTCAATATTGCAGAAAACCTAAAAGTCTAAAGAGAAAGACGACTTGTAGAAATCATAATTGCCTTTAATTAAACTTAATCATAAAAACATGCAAAACACCCATGGTTTCTATTCGAACCCTGGTTGTTAGTCTTTTTAAAGATGTGTAAACCGTTGCACTCACTTATTTATTGTAAGTTTTTAcgaatagataatatattaaaacaaaaggatAAAGATGAGTCCcaccaaaataaatgaaatgctGAAGTGGACACCCTTAGGAAAGAGCAAAAACTCaatcattataatatatatttgttatctCACTAATAAGCTCCTAGACAGCGGCCACAAAGCAGTCAATTAACGCCAACTCTTTAGCGTTGCAAATAACAAAATAGGGAAAACGTGTGATGAGCCAAAGAAGCAAAAACGAAAAATAACCAGGAAAcgaataataagtaaatatacaataaaaaaa includes:
- the LOC125590548 gene encoding casein kinase 1-like protein 8, whose amino-acid sequence is MASSEEAGLAGSVDGLMVSDGRPGQDGRDRFSGALGAYARRNDSGSGAVQADRSRPRTSENVLASSKDTAPPNHERVERPISSTRHAGSSRKAIVSSVRATSSADFTENRSSRIVPNNGRSSTAQRTQLVPDPTARPSSSSSFARAGPSRTSRETTLQNFELLTIGNGKRK